In the genome of uncultured Celeribacter sp., the window ATTTCGAGCCTATCGTGCGCGCGCAAATGGCGGCCTTTTTCGACACCTACTGGAAATTTACCCCACCAGACACCGACTAACCCGTTTCCTTTGTTGCACAAATACTCAAAACAAAAGCCCCGTGTTTCCACGGGGCTTTCTCATTTCACAACAGGCGCGATCAGGCTTTCGCCAGGTTCCGCAGCACGTAGTGCAGCACGCCGCCGTTTTCGATGTATTCGATCTCCGGCGCCGTATCGATGCGGCATTTGACTTTGATAGTTTTCGTGGTGCCATCTGCGAAAGTGATGTCACAATCGAGCGTTTCCAAAGGCTTGACGCTGTCGAGGCCCAGGATGGTGACGGTTTCGTCGCCCGTGAGGCCCAGCGTTTTGCGGGTGTCGCCGCCGGTGAATTCAAAGGGCACAACGCCCATGCCCACCAAGTTAGACCTGTGGATACGTTCAAAGCTCTCCGCGATGACGGCTTTGACGCCCAAAAGTGCGGTGCCTTTCGCGGCCCAGTCACGCGAGGACCCGGCACCATATTGTTCTCCACCGAAGATCACGAGGGGGGTGCCCGCTTCCTGGTAAGCCATGGAGGCCTCGAAGACCGAGGTCTGTGCACCATCCGGGCCTTTGGTGTAGCCGCCTTCGACGCCATCGAGCATTTCGTTCTTGATGCGGATGTTGGCAAAGGTGCCGCGCATCATGATCTCGTGGTTGCCACGGCGTGACCCGTAGGAGTTGAACTCCCGCACCGGCACCTGATGCTCGACCAGATATTTGCCCGCGGGGGTGGTTTCCTTAAAGGAACCTGCCGGGGAAATATGGTCGGTGGTGACCATATCGCCGAGAATAAGAAGCACTTTGGCGTTCTCGACGTTTTGGATCGTGCCTTTTTCCGGTGCCATGTTTTGGAAATAGGGCGGGTTCTGGATGTAGGTCGACGCGGGCGGCCAGTCATAGGTATCGCTGCCGGAGACCTCGACGCCCTGCCATTTCTCGTCGCCTTTGAACACATCCGCATATTTCGCCTGAAACGCCGCGCGGGTCACGGTTTTCTCGACGAGTTCGGCAATCTCGGCATTGGTCGGCCAGATGTCTTTCAGGAAGACGTCATTGCCGTCCTTGTCTTGCCCCAAAGGCTCAGAGGTCAGGTCGATGTTCATGTCGCCCGCCAAAGCATAGGCCACGACCAGCGGCGGGGAGGCGAGGTAGTTGGCGCGCACGTCCGGCGAAATCCGGCCCTCGAAGTTGCGGTTGCCCGACAACACGGAGGTCGCGATCAGGTCGCCGTCCGCGATGGCCTCCGAGAGTTCCGGCGCGATGGGGCCGGAGTTGCCGATACAGGTGGTGCAGCCATAGCCAACGAGGTTGAAGCCGATGGCGTCGAGATCCTCCTGCAGGCCAGCGGCCTCCAAGTATTCGGTCACCACCTGAGAGCCGGGCGCCAGCGAGGTTTTCACCCAAGGCTTGCGGTTCAGACCCAGCGCGCGGGCTTTGCGCGCCACGAGACCGGCACCGATCATCACATAGGGGTTCGAGGTGTTGGTACAGGACGTGATCGAGGCGATCACGACGGAGCCGTCATGCAGCTCGTAATCCTGACCTTTGACCGCCTGGGATTTGTTGATCTCGACGGATTTGGTGGCGGCGGGGCCTTCTTCCACCATGCCCTTGGCGGCGTCGGAGACGTCGATGCCACGATAATCAGCAACGACTTTTTCAAAGGCGGAAGCGGCAGAGGTCAGGGCCACATAGTCCTGCGGACGTTTCGGGCCGGAGATGGCCGGAACGATGGTGCCCATGTCCAGTTCGAGCGTCGAGGAATAGATCGGATCGTAATCCGCCCCGCGCCAGAACCCGTTCTCTTTCGCATAGGCCTCAACCAGCGCGATGCGGTCCTTGTCGCGGCCGGTTTGCTCCAAGTAACGGAGCGTCTCAGCGTCAATCGGGAAGAAGCCACAGGTCGCACCATATTCCGGCGCCATGTTGGCAATCGTGGCGCGCTGTGCCAGAGGCAGGTTGTCGAGGCCGTCGCCATAGAATTCGACGAATTTGCCGACCACGCCATGTGCGCGCAGCATTTCGACGACCTTGAGCACCAAATCGGTCCCCGTGGTGCCCTCAATCATCTCGCCGGTCAGTTTAAAACCGACGACTTCCGGGATCAGCATCGAGATCGGTTGGCCGAGCATGGCGGCTTCGGCCTCGATCCCGCCAACGCCCCAACCCAGAACGGCAGCACCGTTGACCATGGTGGTGTGGCTGTCGGTGCCCACGAGCGTGTCGGGGTAGGCGACTTCCACGCCGTCCGGGTCCGTGTCGGTCCAGACGGTCTGCGCGAGGTATTCAAGGTTCACCTGGTGACAAATCCCGGTGCCCGGCGGCACAACGCGGAAGTTCTCGAACGCGGTCTGGCCCCATTTGAGGAACTGGTAGCGTTCCATGTTGCGCTCATATTCGCGGTCGACGTTCATCTGGAAGGCGCGCGGGTTGCCGAATTCGTCGATCATCACCGAGTGGTCGATTACCAAATCGACGGGGACGAGCGGGTTGATCTTTTTCGCATCACCACCCAAGGCCTTAATGCCGTCACGCATGGCGGCCAAATCCACCACGGCGGGCACGCCGGTGAAATCCTGCATCAACACGCGGGCCGGGCGATAGGCGATCTCGCGCGGGTTCTGACCGCCTTTGTCGGCCCATTCGCCAAAGGCCTTGATGTCATCGGTGGAGACGGAAAAACCGCCATCCTCGAACCGCAGCATGTTCTCCAACACCACCTTAAGCGCGGCGGGGAGTTTCGAGAACGCTCCGAACCCGGCCTCTTCGGCGGCGGGGATGGAATAATAGGCGAGGGTTTTGCCGTTCACTTCTAATGTGCGGCGGGTTTTTGCGGTGTCTTGACCGACAACAACAGTCATGGAATGCCTCCGGGTCTTACTAAAACTGCGCGGCACAACGGTCTGTTGTACCTGACGTGGCTATCTCGAATCTTAGCGCATTCTGGCGTCATGTCCATGACAGGACCTGCAAGAGGGGCGTGCAACAGGGTTTGTTGCGATGGACATAACAGAGCGCAGGGCGCTAGAAGAGATTTGATCTGTGAGCGCTCGCATATCTTGCATGTGCGAAACGCTTCGTATACTTTTGCATACAAATAATTCGAGAGTCGGGAAATGCAAGTCTGTGCGGCCCGGTTTTTCGGATTTTTGTCACCAACTCGCATCTCAAATCGCACGCCAAATTGTAGGGACCGTCATGAGCTTGTACACCGACTACCTAACCGAAATCGAAACGCGCAAAGGGGAGGGGTTGCACCCGAAGCCCATCGACGATGGCGCGCTGGTTGCTGAGCTGATCTCCCTGATTGAGGATGAGGGCAACGCGCATCGCGAAGAGGCGCTGAACTTCTTCATCTACAACACCCTGCCGGGCACCACAGGCGCTGCGGGCGTGAAGGCGGCTTTCCTCAAGAAGATCATCCTCGGGGAAACCACTGTCGCGGAAATCACCCCGACTTTCGCCTTTGAGATGTTGTCGCATATGAAGGGCGGCCCGTCAGTCGAGGTTCTGCTCGATCTCGCGCTGGGTGAAGATGCCGCGATTGCCGAAGAGGCTGCTGAGGTGTTGAAGACCCAGGTCTTCCTTTACGAGGCTGACATGGATCGTCTGAAAGCCGCCTTGGAGGCCGGGAATTCGGTTGCCAAGGGCATTCTGGAAAGCTACGCGAAGGCCGAGTTCTTCACCAAGCTTCCGGACATCGACGAAGAGATCGAAATCGTCACTTACATCGCCGCCGAAGGCGACATTTCGACCGACCTTCTGTCGCCGGGCAACCAGGCGCACTCCCGCTCCGACCGTGAGCTGCACGGCAAGTGCATGATCAGTGAGCAGGCGCAAAAGGAAATCGAGGCGCTGAAGCTGCAGCACCCCGGCAAACGCGTCATGCTGATCGCTGAAAAAGGCACCATGGGTGTCGGTTCAAGCCGGATGTCCGGCGTCAACAACGTGGCGCTCTGGACCGGCAAACCGACCTCTCCCTACGTGCCGTTCGTCAATTACGCGCCGATTGTTGCGGGCACCAATGGTATCTCGCCGATCTTTCTGACCACCGTTGGCGTGACCGGCGGTATCGGGCTCGACCTCAAGAACTGGGTCAAGAAGCTGGACGAGGACGGCAAGCCGATCCTCAACAACGAAGGCAACCCGATCCTCGATCAGAAATATTCGGTGGCGACCGGCACGGTGCTGAAAATCGACACCAAAAACCACAAGCTGTTGAGCGAAGACGGCGAAGAGCTGGTGGATGTGTCCGCTTCCTTCACGCCGCAAAAGGTCGAATTCATGAAGGCGGGCAGCTCCTATGCGATCGTCTTCGGCAAGAAGCTCCAGACATTTGCCGCCGAGACGCTGGGCGTTCCCGCGCCGCAGGTCTTTGCGCCTGCCAAGGAAATCTCGCACGAAGGTCAGGGCATGACAGCGGTCGAAAAGATCTTTAACCGCAATGCCGTCGGTGCGACCCCGGGCAAGACCCTGCACGCTGGTTCGGACGTCCGTGTGGCGGTCAACATTGTGGGTTCTCAGGACACCACCGGCTTGATGACCTCGCAGGAACTCGAAGCGATGGCCGCAACGGTCCTGTCGCCGAAGGTGGACGGCGCTTATCAATCCGGCTGTCACACCGCGTCGGTCTGGGACAAGAAAGCGCAGGCCAACACCCCGCGCTTGATGAAGTTCATGAACGATTTCGGTCTTGTTACCGCGCGTGACCCGAAGGGCGTCTATCACTCCATGACGGACGTGATCCACAAGGTTCTTAACGACATCACCGTTTCCGACTGGGACATCATCATCGGTGGCGACAGCCACACCCGGATGTCCAAAGGTGTGGCTTTTGGTGCCGACAGCGGCACCGTGGCGCTGGCGCTGGCGACCGGTGAGGCGACCATGCCGATCCCGGAATCGGTCAAGGTGACCTTCAAGGGCAAGATGGCCGATCACATGGATTTCCGCGACGTGGTCCATGCCACACAACAGCAGATGCTCGCACAGCATGGCGACAACGTCTTTCAGGGTCGCGTGATCGAGGTGCACATTGGCACGCTGCTGGCGGACCAGGCCTTTACCTTCACCGACTGGACCGCGGAGATGAAGGCCAAGGCCTCGATCTGTATCTCCAATGACGAAACGCTTATCGGCTCGCTGGAGTTGGCCAAGAGCCGCATCCAGATCATGATCGACAAGGGCATGGAGCATGACAACGGCATGCTTGCAAGTCTGATCGCCAAGGCCGATGCCCGTATCGCCGAGATCAAGTCCGGCGAGCGCCCGGCCCTGACCCCGGATGCGAATGCCAAATACGCCGCCGAAGTGGTTGTCGATCTTGATCAGATCAATGAGCCGATGATCGCGGACCCTGACGTGGCCAACGCCGATCCTTCGCGCCGCTACACCCACGATACCATCCGTCCGATTTCCTACTATGGTGCGGACAAAAAAGTCGATCTCGGGTTTGTCGGTTCCTGTATGGTGCATAAGGGTGACGTCAAGATCGTCGCGCAAATGCTCAAAAATATTGAGAAAGAGACCGGCAAGGTCGAATTCAAAGCGCCGCTCGTGGTGGCCGCGCCGACCTACAACATCATTGATGAGTTGAAGGAAGAGGGCGACTGGGAAGTGCTTCAGAAGTACTCGGGTTTCGAGTTCGACGATCTCTTCCCGAAGGCCAACGCGCGCACCGAGTATGAGAACACGCTCTACCTCGAACGTCCGGGCTGTAACCTCTGCATGGGCAACCAGGAGAAGGCCGAGAAGGGCGACACCGTTCTGGCGACCTCGACCCGCCTGTTCCAGGGCCGCGTTGTGGAAGACTCCGCCGACAAGAAAGGCGAAAGCCTCTTGGCCTCGACCCCGGTTGTGGTGCTCTCCGCGATCCTCGGCCGCACGCCGACGCTCGACGAGTACAAACACGCGGTGGAAGGCATCGACCTGACCAAATTCGCGCCGCCGCTCCAAGTCCCGGCAACCACGAAATCCGCGCATTTCTGATCTCTCTGAGATAAAGTTTTGAAAAAGGGCGGCACTTTCCGTGTCGCCCTTTTGCATGGGCCGTATTACATCCTGTCGACAGTGACTGCGGCCACTGTGACTGGGGCTGCCGAGGAAGATGCATGAAGAACTTATCTGTCGCTTGGTGGCGTAGCGCGGCGCTGCTTTTGCCTGCCGTCACCATTCTGACTTCCGGCTTTGTTGGCTATCTCGAAAACGGGCATCTGCTACAAACGGTTCAGATCACACGTCTCAGGAGCTATGGCGGGGTGACCTTCGAAGATTTGAAGGCCTTGGAACTCTGGCGTCTGGCGATGGCGCAGCTGCTTCATGCAAAGATGTTTCATATGCTTTATAACGCGCTATGCCTAGGGCTCCTCGGCGTCCTTCTAGAGCGCGCCATCGGACCGTGGCGCTTGTTGTTCCTGTGGTTGTTTGCTGGCGGAATTGCCACGGCGATCAGCCCGATACTCGTCGATGCCCCATGGAATGTTGGCACTGGGGCATCCCAGGCCACTTTCGCCTTTGCGGGGTGTGCTGGCGTGCTGGCGGCCCGAGGGGCGATCTCGGGTCGATGGACCGTGATATGTGTCGCGGTTGCCGTCATTCCCGGAAGCGTTCTGGATCTCATGTCGGCAGGATACTTGAAGCCAGGCCATGTCTTGGGGGGGCTCTTGGGCATGGGATATGCCGCCTGTCTTTGGCGGCGTCAAAGCCCCCAGGCCTTAGCGAGTAAGGGTGAGGACTAGAAAAGAGGACTTCGCTGATAGCCATCGTCTATTTTGCAAGACTGGCTGTGTTCTCTCTGTGTCCCTCACGGCACGTTCAACGCCCTGTAACAGCATCTCGCAATTCCTTGATTGGCCTGAAACGCGCAATCGGCTTACATCTGTTGCGCAACCGACGGAGCCGACATGCGACAGATTTTTGCAGCTTTGAGACCCTTATCCCCCTCTCGCCTGATGCGGAGCGGGGTCTTGGCGCTTGCTGTCGCACTGCCATGTGCCGCGCCGCTGGCCGCTCAGGAGGCTCAAAGCTCCGCTCAAAAGCCGCTCGTCGTGGTCGAACTCTTTACCTCTCAGGGCTGCTCGTCCTGTCCGCCCGCGGATGCGATGATGGCCGAACTCGCGACGCGCGAGGGTGTGTTGCCGCTTTCCTTGCATGTCGATTACTGGGATTACATCGGCTGGCGCGATCATTTCGCCAAACCCGAATTCACCAAGCGGCAGAAAGCCTACGCCCATGCCGCAGGCAAACGCACGATCTACACGCCGCAGCTCATCGTCCAGGGCGCCGATCATCTCGTTGGCGCGAAACCCATGCGGCTCGCAGATCTGATCATGCGCCATCACGACCAAACCACCGCGCCCGTGACCCTCTCCGTCACGCAGACCGGGAACAGGTTGATGATCACCGCCATGCCGATGGGGGCGCTGCCGCCCAACATGCGCCTGCAGATCGTGCGCTTCGATCCGCATGAACGTGTCTCCATCACCCGGGGCGAAAACGCAGGCCGCGAGGTGGATTACACCAATATCGTCACCGAATGGCGCCCCTTGGCCGACTGGAACGGGCAGCAGCCTCTTGCCGTCGCCTTTGATCTCGAGGGTCCCGACAGCGCTGCCGTTCTGCTTCAGTCGGCCAGTCCCAATGGCCCCGGTCCGATCCTTGCCGCCGTGCGCGCGGGGGTGCCCATCGGCCAAATCGCGTCTCAGTGACGTTTTGCATTTTGGCGAGATGATTTAATCCAACGTAAAGGCTTGGACGCTAACAAGGGTTTCAACGTTGCTGATCGCAATCAAACTGGAGACCGATATGCGCCTGATGCCACCCAAGCCCTTTTCCATTGTCCCAATCGCGGCGCGGGCCCTGTGTATCTCGGCCTGTTTGCTTATATCGGCCCCTTTGCAAGGCGTCGCTGCCGAGGCTCAGGGCATGCGTTCGGGACAGGACGAAATCGCCGAAACGCTTCGGGCCTATTTCGATGAAGAATTCGCGGAGATGCTACAGGCCCCTTGGCTTCTTGAGGCCATTCGGGAGCAAAACACCCTCACGAATGCGCTCACAGAGAAGGAGATTCTCGATCTCGATCAGCAGTGGCGCGCACAGGTGGGGGAGCAAGAGCGCCCCATGGTCGATGCGGTGATCCATGGGCCTGCGACCGAGAAACTGTTGCATAAAATTGCGCGTGCTGGCGGTGTTGTCGCTGAAATCTTTGTCATGGATGCACAGGGCCTGAATGTGATCGCGGCCGCGCCGACATCGGATTATTGGCAAGGCGATGAGGCCAAGTTCCAGAATTCCTTTGGCGCGGGTGTGGATGGTATGGAGATCGGCGAGATCGAATTCGATGCCTCGATCGGCATCTCTCAGGCGCAGGTCTCAGCCACGATCGTCGACCCGGCCACGGGCGAACCGATCGGGGCTGTCACGGTTGGCGTTGTCGCTGATTTTCTGCTTTAAGAGGCGCTGTCCAACTCGCGGTCTGCCAGTTCCTGCGCCAAACGCTCCGGTTTCCAACGGCGGTGAATCCAGAACCACTGTTCCATATGCTGGCGCGTGATCGCCTCAAGACTGTCGTTCAACGCCTGCGCCATGTCCTCCGGCGCGCCGTGCGGGACCGGTGCTTCGACCTGAACCCGGAAATTCAGCCCATCCTCGTCGCGCACGCCATAGATCGGCACCAGAAGCGCGTCGTATTTCAACGCCAGCTCGGCGGCCGACAGAGCAGTGCGGGCGGGTTTCCCGAAAAAGGTCAACATCGCGCCTTGGTGCACATAGACGTCTGACAGAAATCCGATCATCCCGCCGGATTTCAGATGTTTCAACAATTGCGCATAGCCCTTGCGCCCGCGCGGAAACAGGGGCTGGCCGATGGTGCCGATGGCTTTGACGTAATGCACGTTGAAGAATTTGTTCTTCATCGGATTGTAAAGCGAGCCGACATCATAACCATGGGCGATGAGGGCGGCGCGCGGCACGTCGTAATTGCCGAAATGTCCGGTGTGCAAAATGACGGGGCGGCGCGTGTCGCGCGCTTCGCGCAAAATCTCGGCGCCGGGGCCGTCAAAGCGGATGTCTTTCATCTTGGCGATGAATTCCGGGCCGGAATAAATCTCGATCAGGGTGCGGCCCGCGTTGTCGGGCACGGCGCTCATCAGCCGTTTGACCTCTGCTTCGGGCAGATCGGGCATGACGTGATGCAGGTTCTCGCGCACGCGGCGCGTATAACCCGCCAGCGGGGCAAAAATGCGCGCCATGAACCAGCCCATGAACCGCACGCGGGTCGGGTAGGGCAGCGCCAGCGCCATGGCCAAAAGCCCACGCGTCGCAAGATTGCCAAGGTACTGCCCCAGCGTTCCTTCGATCTCTCCGCGTTTGATCTTCATGGCTGACCCATTTCTTCGGGCACGGGGTGGGCCGTGCCAGCCTTGCGTTCTGAGTGCCAGACATAGAGTGCGGCGGCCACGATCACAAGACCACCCAATACGGTTCAGAGATCCGCCAAGACCTCCCTGTTGAACGTCACATGAGAGCGACCTGATCGTCAGGTTGATGACCCAATTTGATGTTTTGGTGCAATCGCGACAGTCGGCGGCCCGCTCTGACGAGGCGTTGCCGGCTGGCCTTATGAAGTGTCACTGTAGAGGCCTCGTCATTGGCTGGATGATGAACAATGAGCCGGAGCCTTCGGCAAACCCGGGACGTTTCGATGGGCAGGGGGGAGACAGGTTTGGTTTCTTGAGCCGCGCGGCTTGAACCTTGGGGCGCATTCAGGTCTACAGCCGGGGATAGATCTTGGCCTTTGGAATCAAAACCATGACCTCACACGACGGCCAGGCGGCCTCCATCATATTCGACACGGTCGGAAAATCCTTTGCCAAACCGGGCGGGGGAACCGTTGCCGCGATCAGCGATGTCTCCCTGACCGTCGAGGCCGGGACGATCACCGGCATCATCGGCCGTTCGGGCGCGGGCAAGTCCACGATGCTGCGCATGGTCAACGGGCTGGAGCGCCCG includes:
- a CDS encoding DUF1223 domain-containing protein — encoded protein: MRSGVLALAVALPCAAPLAAQEAQSSAQKPLVVVELFTSQGCSSCPPADAMMAELATREGVLPLSLHVDYWDYIGWRDHFAKPEFTKRQKAYAHAAGKRTIYTPQLIVQGADHLVGAKPMRLADLIMRHHDQTTAPVTLSVTQTGNRLMITAMPMGALPPNMRLQIVRFDPHERVSITRGENAGREVDYTNIVTEWRPLADWNGQQPLAVAFDLEGPDSAAVLLQSASPNGPGPILAAVRAGVPIGQIASQ
- the acnA gene encoding aconitate hydratase AcnA, which gives rise to MTVVVGQDTAKTRRTLEVNGKTLAYYSIPAAEEAGFGAFSKLPAALKVVLENMLRFEDGGFSVSTDDIKAFGEWADKGGQNPREIAYRPARVLMQDFTGVPAVVDLAAMRDGIKALGGDAKKINPLVPVDLVIDHSVMIDEFGNPRAFQMNVDREYERNMERYQFLKWGQTAFENFRVVPPGTGICHQVNLEYLAQTVWTDTDPDGVEVAYPDTLVGTDSHTTMVNGAAVLGWGVGGIEAEAAMLGQPISMLIPEVVGFKLTGEMIEGTTGTDLVLKVVEMLRAHGVVGKFVEFYGDGLDNLPLAQRATIANMAPEYGATCGFFPIDAETLRYLEQTGRDKDRIALVEAYAKENGFWRGADYDPIYSSTLELDMGTIVPAISGPKRPQDYVALTSAASAFEKVVADYRGIDVSDAAKGMVEEGPAATKSVEINKSQAVKGQDYELHDGSVVIASITSCTNTSNPYVMIGAGLVARKARALGLNRKPWVKTSLAPGSQVVTEYLEAAGLQEDLDAIGFNLVGYGCTTCIGNSGPIAPELSEAIADGDLIATSVLSGNRNFEGRISPDVRANYLASPPLVVAYALAGDMNIDLTSEPLGQDKDGNDVFLKDIWPTNAEIAELVEKTVTRAAFQAKYADVFKGDEKWQGVEVSGSDTYDWPPASTYIQNPPYFQNMAPEKGTIQNVENAKVLLILGDMVTTDHISPAGSFKETTPAGKYLVEHQVPVREFNSYGSRRGNHEIMMRGTFANIRIKNEMLDGVEGGYTKGPDGAQTSVFEASMAYQEAGTPLVIFGGEQYGAGSSRDWAAKGTALLGVKAVIAESFERIHRSNLVGMGVVPFEFTGGDTRKTLGLTGDETVTILGLDSVKPLETLDCDITFADGTTKTIKVKCRIDTAPEIEYIENGGVLHYVLRNLAKA
- a CDS encoding rhomboid family intramembrane serine protease, with amino-acid sequence MKNLSVAWWRSAALLLPAVTILTSGFVGYLENGHLLQTVQITRLRSYGGVTFEDLKALELWRLAMAQLLHAKMFHMLYNALCLGLLGVLLERAIGPWRLLFLWLFAGGIATAISPILVDAPWNVGTGASQATFAFAGCAGVLAARGAISGRWTVICVAVAVIPGSVLDLMSAGYLKPGHVLGGLLGMGYAACLWRRQSPQALASKGED
- a CDS encoding lysophospholipid acyltransferase family protein, translated to MKIKRGEIEGTLGQYLGNLATRGLLAMALALPYPTRVRFMGWFMARIFAPLAGYTRRVRENLHHVMPDLPEAEVKRLMSAVPDNAGRTLIEIYSGPEFIAKMKDIRFDGPGAEILREARDTRRPVILHTGHFGNYDVPRAALIAHGYDVGSLYNPMKNKFFNVHYVKAIGTIGQPLFPRGRKGYAQLLKHLKSGGMIGFLSDVYVHQGAMLTFFGKPARTALSAAELALKYDALLVPIYGVRDEDGLNFRVQVEAPVPHGAPEDMAQALNDSLEAITRQHMEQWFWIHRRWKPERLAQELADRELDSAS
- a CDS encoding bifunctional aconitate hydratase 2/2-methylisocitrate dehydratase; this encodes MSLYTDYLTEIETRKGEGLHPKPIDDGALVAELISLIEDEGNAHREEALNFFIYNTLPGTTGAAGVKAAFLKKIILGETTVAEITPTFAFEMLSHMKGGPSVEVLLDLALGEDAAIAEEAAEVLKTQVFLYEADMDRLKAALEAGNSVAKGILESYAKAEFFTKLPDIDEEIEIVTYIAAEGDISTDLLSPGNQAHSRSDRELHGKCMISEQAQKEIEALKLQHPGKRVMLIAEKGTMGVGSSRMSGVNNVALWTGKPTSPYVPFVNYAPIVAGTNGISPIFLTTVGVTGGIGLDLKNWVKKLDEDGKPILNNEGNPILDQKYSVATGTVLKIDTKNHKLLSEDGEELVDVSASFTPQKVEFMKAGSSYAIVFGKKLQTFAAETLGVPAPQVFAPAKEISHEGQGMTAVEKIFNRNAVGATPGKTLHAGSDVRVAVNIVGSQDTTGLMTSQELEAMAATVLSPKVDGAYQSGCHTASVWDKKAQANTPRLMKFMNDFGLVTARDPKGVYHSMTDVIHKVLNDITVSDWDIIIGGDSHTRMSKGVAFGADSGTVALALATGEATMPIPESVKVTFKGKMADHMDFRDVVHATQQQMLAQHGDNVFQGRVIEVHIGTLLADQAFTFTDWTAEMKAKASICISNDETLIGSLELAKSRIQIMIDKGMEHDNGMLASLIAKADARIAEIKSGERPALTPDANAKYAAEVVVDLDQINEPMIADPDVANADPSRRYTHDTIRPISYYGADKKVDLGFVGSCMVHKGDVKIVAQMLKNIEKETGKVEFKAPLVVAAPTYNIIDELKEEGDWEVLQKYSGFEFDDLFPKANARTEYENTLYLERPGCNLCMGNQEKAEKGDTVLATSTRLFQGRVVEDSADKKGESLLASTPVVVLSAILGRTPTLDEYKHAVEGIDLTKFAPPLQVPATTKSAHF